The following proteins are co-located in the Maridesulfovibrio sp. genome:
- the dsrJ gene encoding sulfate reduction electron transfer complex DsrMKJOP subunit DsrJ gives MHYGGKIITGLVIFLGLVSMPFWFNIGGSYEEPKVELPKNAKICVAPTQNMRENHMKLLDQWRDMALREGKRTYISAKGDKYTISLQNTCMQCHTSKEQFCDKCHVDASVTPYCWDCHVPPKEAK, from the coding sequence ATGCACTACGGTGGAAAAATTATAACCGGACTGGTTATCTTCCTCGGCCTGGTGTCCATGCCTTTCTGGTTCAACATCGGCGGAAGCTATGAAGAGCCGAAGGTAGAACTGCCCAAGAATGCTAAAATCTGTGTTGCTCCCACCCAGAATATGCGTGAGAACCACATGAAGCTTCTTGACCAGTGGAGAGATATGGCTCTTCGCGAAGGCAAAAGGACTTACATCAGTGCTAAAGGCGATAAATACACCATCAGCCTTCAGAACACCTGTATGCAGTGCCACACCAGCAAGGAACAGTTCTGCGACAAGTGCCACGTTGATGCGAGTGTAACTCCCTACTGCTGGGATTGCCACGTACCTCCCAAGGAGGCTAAATAA
- the hisC gene encoding histidinol-phosphate transaminase: protein MSAIKVRSDMMDSKPYAPGLTIEEIKEKYGLDTVIKLASNENPLGASPMAQKAINRHAPSVFRYPHNGNPRLNAAIAKRTGVSEEQIISGNGSDEVLDLLVRIKANPGQDEVITYESCFSMYRLMSHLCAVNFRQIPREEGHKQPLKALTAAVSEKTALVFLTSPDNPTGLAVTVDEVREMAASIPEQTLLVIDEAYIEFARPAERYDMRPLLEEFPNIVLTRTFSKAYGLAGLRIGYGIMSQQLADYIKSARAPFTVNLLAEEAAIAVLEDETFFNTTIDVVLRGRELFTTEIRKMGCEVLDSQANFIMFKPTRDAMDVFEDLLKRGIIVRPLKSFGLGEYIRVNMGTDHENKVFLETLKEVL from the coding sequence ATGTCCGCCATCAAAGTCCGTTCTGATATGATGGATTCAAAGCCCTATGCACCGGGCCTGACCATCGAGGAAATTAAAGAGAAATACGGTCTCGACACCGTCATTAAACTCGCCAGCAACGAAAACCCGCTGGGCGCATCCCCCATGGCCCAGAAAGCCATTAACCGTCATGCTCCTTCGGTTTTCCGCTACCCTCATAACGGCAACCCGCGCTTGAATGCAGCCATTGCCAAACGCACCGGTGTTTCCGAAGAACAGATTATCAGCGGCAACGGTTCAGACGAAGTCCTCGACCTGCTGGTACGCATCAAGGCCAATCCCGGACAGGACGAAGTCATAACCTACGAATCATGCTTCAGCATGTATCGTCTCATGTCCCATCTCTGTGCAGTAAACTTTCGTCAGATTCCCCGCGAAGAAGGTCACAAGCAGCCTCTCAAGGCACTTACCGCCGCTGTCAGTGAGAAAACAGCACTCGTGTTCCTGACTTCTCCGGACAACCCTACCGGGCTGGCTGTTACTGTTGATGAAGTGCGCGAAATGGCAGCTTCCATCCCCGAACAGACACTGCTGGTCATTGACGAAGCATACATAGAATTCGCCCGTCCGGCGGAAAGATACGACATGCGTCCCCTGCTGGAAGAATTCCCCAACATCGTGCTGACCCGTACTTTCTCCAAGGCATACGGTCTGGCCGGACTGCGCATCGGATACGGCATCATGAGCCAGCAGCTTGCAGATTACATCAAGAGTGCCCGTGCGCCCTTTACCGTGAACCTGCTGGCCGAAGAAGCTGCCATTGCCGTGCTGGAAGACGAAACATTTTTCAATACAACAATAGACGTGGTTCTGCGCGGCCGTGAACTTTTCACAACAGAAATCCGCAAAATGGGCTGTGAAGTACTTGATTCCCAAGCCAACTTCATTATGTTCAAGCCCACCCGCGATGCCATGGATGTGTTTGAAGACCTGCTCAAACGGGGCATCATTGTACGTCCGCTTAAGAGCTTCGGCCTTGGCGAATACATCCGGGTCAATATGGGAACTGACCACGAGAACAAAGTATTCTTAGAAACACTTAAGGAGGTCCTTTAA
- a CDS encoding universal stress protein, giving the protein MAEIKKILCAVDFSDHSPVVAEYASTLAKTLGADIICLYVAPSLDQYVGFHVPPSSIENFVGEIVTGADSTMETFITENFKDVTVSGKVVTGYAAEEIIAISESENADMIVMGTHGRAGIDRILFGSVAEKVVKSAKSPVLTVRPS; this is encoded by the coding sequence ATGGCTGAAATCAAGAAGATACTCTGTGCAGTGGACTTTTCGGATCACAGCCCCGTTGTAGCAGAATACGCTAGCACCCTGGCAAAGACTCTGGGAGCAGATATCATCTGCCTTTACGTGGCTCCGTCACTGGATCAATATGTGGGTTTCCATGTACCACCCAGCTCCATTGAAAATTTCGTTGGCGAAATTGTAACTGGTGCTGACTCGACAATGGAAACTTTCATCACCGAGAATTTTAAGGATGTAACTGTCAGCGGTAAGGTTGTTACCGGTTATGCAGCTGAAGAAATTATAGCTATTTCTGAAAGCGAGAATGCAGACATGATCGTCATGGGAACCCATGGACGTGCCGGAATCGACCGCATCCTGTTCGGTTCAGTTGCTGAAAAGGTGGTTAAGTCCGCCAAGAGCCCTGTTTTGACTGTCAGACCCTCCTAG
- the dsrP gene encoding sulfate reduction electron transfer complex DsrMKJOP subunit DsrP: MLEKAFKGGPKYWAWIGFLLLIIGAGFCTYLTQLQEGMTITGLNRDVSWGFYIAQFTYLVGLAASGVMIVLPYYFHHYKKFKGMVIMGEFMAIAAVVMCLGFIIVDIGQPQRMLNIIFHPTPNSILFWDMIVLNGYLILNVVIGWTCLECDRQRVSHPKWVKPLVYTSIVWAFSIHTVTAFLYAGLPGRHYWLTAILAARFLASAFCSGPAILLLVVFLVRKITKYEPGKGAIGTLTTIITYAMCVNVFFFLLEVFTAFYSNMPGHIHSIAYLFAGSHGHHELVPWMWTAACFAILSLALLIPPKLRYNQKLLPWSLAILVIATWIDKGLGLLIGGFTPNPFNEITVYWPTGKELMISFMVYALGALTLTFLYKIATDVKREVGQLTTED, translated from the coding sequence ATGCTCGAAAAAGCTTTTAAAGGCGGACCGAAATACTGGGCTTGGATTGGTTTCCTGCTGCTCATAATCGGTGCCGGTTTCTGCACATATCTGACCCAGCTTCAGGAAGGGATGACCATCACCGGTCTTAACCGTGATGTTTCCTGGGGTTTCTATATTGCACAGTTCACCTACCTTGTCGGTCTCGCCGCATCCGGTGTTATGATCGTACTGCCTTACTACTTCCATCATTACAAGAAGTTCAAAGGCATGGTAATCATGGGTGAATTCATGGCTATTGCTGCCGTTGTCATGTGTCTCGGTTTCATCATCGTCGACATTGGACAGCCCCAGCGTATGCTTAACATCATCTTCCATCCGACTCCGAACTCTATCCTCTTCTGGGATATGATCGTTCTGAACGGATACCTGATCCTGAACGTTGTAATCGGTTGGACCTGCCTTGAGTGTGACCGCCAGCGCGTATCCCATCCTAAATGGGTTAAGCCTCTGGTATACACCTCCATTGTATGGGCATTCTCCATCCACACCGTTACCGCGTTCCTGTATGCCGGTCTGCCCGGCCGCCACTACTGGCTCACCGCCATTCTGGCTGCCCGCTTCCTGGCATCTGCGTTCTGCTCCGGACCTGCTATCCTGCTGCTCGTGGTTTTCCTCGTGCGCAAGATCACCAAGTACGAACCCGGCAAAGGCGCAATCGGAACTCTCACAACTATTATCACTTACGCAATGTGCGTGAACGTCTTCTTCTTCCTGCTTGAAGTTTTCACCGCATTCTACTCCAATATGCCCGGACATATCCACTCCATCGCATACCTCTTCGCCGGTAGCCACGGCCACCACGAACTGGTACCCTGGATGTGGACTGCAGCATGCTTCGCTATTCTCAGCCTCGCACTGCTCATTCCGCCCAAACTGCGTTACAACCAGAAGCTGCTGCCCTGGTCCCTCGCTATCCTCGTTATCGCAACCTGGATTGATAAGGGTCTCGGCCTGCTGATCGGTGGTTTCACACCGAACCCCTTCAATGAAATCACTGTTTACTGGCCCACCGGTAAAGAGCTCATGATTTCATTCATGGTTTACGCACTCGGCGCACTGACTCTGACTTTCCTTTACAAGATTGCCACAGACGTTAAGCGCGAAGTCGGCCAGTTGACTACTGAAGACTAG
- the dsrO gene encoding sulfate reduction electron transfer complex DsrMKJOP subunit DsrO, translated as MKQSRRNFLKFAGLSAAGLCIAPTVAMASSAPGGGAHAAVNDNSLHAKRWAMVIDTRKLNTEEAIEALAETCHHIHNVPTIESEQDVKWMWSGSYGEVFPEQENNFPSEAQEKRRFPLLCNHCESPSCVRVCPTKATFVRPDGIVAMDYHRCIGCRYCMAACPYGSRSFNFMDPRTHLDMDKINKKFPTRMRGVVEKCNFCVERLAVGELPACSEKSGGAIIFGDLQDPNSNVRKALRENFTIRRKPTAGTEPGVYYII; from the coding sequence ATGAAACAGAGTAGAAGAAACTTCCTTAAGTTTGCAGGCCTCTCCGCAGCCGGACTCTGCATCGCCCCCACTGTTGCCATGGCATCCAGTGCACCCGGCGGTGGAGCTCATGCAGCTGTGAATGACAATTCCCTCCACGCAAAGCGTTGGGCAATGGTCATCGACACCCGCAAACTGAATACTGAAGAAGCAATTGAAGCTCTGGCTGAAACCTGCCACCATATCCATAACGTGCCTACCATCGAATCCGAGCAGGACGTTAAATGGATGTGGTCCGGTTCTTACGGTGAAGTGTTCCCCGAACAGGAGAACAACTTCCCCTCCGAAGCTCAGGAAAAACGCAGGTTCCCCCTGCTCTGCAACCACTGCGAAAGCCCATCCTGTGTACGCGTTTGCCCCACAAAGGCGACCTTTGTACGCCCTGACGGCATTGTAGCGATGGACTACCACCGCTGCATCGGCTGTCGCTACTGCATGGCTGCATGTCCCTACGGCTCCAGAAGCTTTAACTTCATGGATCCCAGAACCCATCTGGACATGGACAAGATCAACAAGAAGTTCCCCACCCGTATGCGCGGTGTTGTTGAAAAATGTAACTTCTGCGTTGAGCGTCTCGCTGTGGGTGAACTGCCCGCATGTTCAGAAAAATCAGGTGGCGCGATCATCTTCGGCGATCTGCAGGACCCCAACTCTAATGTGAGAAAGGCCCTGCGTGAGAACTTCACCATCCGTAGAAAACCAACCGCAGGCACTGAGCCCGGCGTTTACTACATCATTTAG
- the rsgA gene encoding ribosome small subunit-dependent GTPase A — protein MMNILELAESLSNQTKLKTMGWSDSFQEIVSDTDIPARVVSVNKDIFLVSQGSEDIQVTLSGKVRHRTGEADSEKLFPVIGDWVLLRDVVIDKVLPRRNALSRGAAGGRGKSHDVAMKEQIMAANLDTVFIVCGLDRDYNVRRIERYLTLVYNCNLSPVIVLTKADLHEDPLSCVDEVESVAFGVPVHLVSVDDESGVLELEQYLSSGKTATMVGSSGAGKSTLLNRLYGKSVQQTGAVSQSVGKGRHTTTGRDLIAMPQGGLLIDNPGIREIAFYSEDGGVESSFADIEDYALYCRFSDCDHLNDPGCNVLQAVASGELSAERLESYRKMKRELDYVSQRQHKTADRIEKERWRDVAMKIKAVNKNWKRR, from the coding sequence ATGATGAATATTTTAGAATTAGCAGAAAGCTTATCAAATCAAACAAAACTCAAAACAATGGGCTGGTCTGATTCATTTCAGGAAATAGTTTCTGACACGGATATCCCGGCAAGGGTCGTTAGCGTGAACAAAGATATCTTTCTTGTGAGTCAGGGCAGTGAGGATATACAGGTAACACTTTCCGGAAAGGTGCGTCACAGGACGGGGGAGGCGGATTCTGAAAAACTGTTTCCTGTTATCGGTGATTGGGTTCTCTTGCGGGATGTCGTGATAGACAAGGTTCTGCCCAGACGCAATGCGCTCTCGCGCGGTGCTGCAGGGGGACGTGGCAAGAGTCATGATGTTGCTATGAAAGAGCAGATCATGGCTGCCAATCTGGATACGGTGTTCATTGTTTGCGGCTTGGACCGCGATTACAATGTAAGGCGTATCGAGCGTTATCTGACTTTGGTATACAACTGCAATTTATCCCCTGTAATAGTCCTGACAAAAGCGGATTTACATGAAGATCCGCTGAGCTGCGTAGATGAGGTTGAATCCGTTGCCTTCGGCGTTCCCGTCCATCTCGTGTCTGTTGATGATGAAAGCGGGGTTTTGGAGCTGGAGCAGTACCTGTCTTCGGGCAAGACTGCGACCATGGTTGGTTCGTCCGGGGCTGGCAAGTCTACGCTCTTGAACAGGCTTTACGGCAAGTCTGTGCAGCAGACAGGAGCTGTCAGCCAGAGTGTGGGCAAAGGACGGCATACCACAACTGGACGTGATTTGATTGCCATGCCTCAAGGTGGATTGCTGATAGATAATCCGGGGATTCGCGAAATTGCGTTCTATTCCGAAGACGGAGGAGTCGAAAGCTCCTTTGCTGACATTGAAGATTATGCCCTCTATTGCCGGTTCTCGGATTGCGATCATTTGAATGATCCCGGCTGTAACGTGCTGCAGGCCGTAGCGAGTGGTGAGCTTTCTGCGGAACGGTTGGAAAGCTATCGGAAAATGAAACGAGAGCTTGATTATGTCTCACAGCGACAGCACAAAACTGCCGACCGTATCGAAAAAGAGCGTTGGCGCGATGTTGCTATGAAAATCAAAGCTGTTAATAAAAATTGGAAACGAAGATAG